From the Cupriavidus necator N-1 genome, one window contains:
- a CDS encoding SRPBCC family protein has product MPNENAASPESQDLVISRLLKAPRAKVWRAWSDPKLLKEWWCPKPWTTEVLAFDMRPGGAFHTLMKGPDGGVSDNPGCFLEIVPMEKIVSTSALVAGYRPNKPWLSMTAVITMADEGDGTRYIARVMHPDEATRKQHEELGFYEGWGICITQLDEFAQQLK; this is encoded by the coding sequence ATGCCGAATGAAAACGCCGCCAGCCCTGAAAGCCAGGACCTAGTCATCTCGCGCCTTCTCAAGGCCCCGCGTGCCAAGGTCTGGCGTGCATGGAGCGATCCCAAGCTGCTCAAGGAGTGGTGGTGCCCCAAACCCTGGACCACCGAGGTCCTGGCCTTCGACATGCGCCCCGGCGGTGCCTTCCATACGCTCATGAAAGGCCCGGACGGCGGCGTCAGCGACAACCCGGGATGCTTCCTCGAAATCGTGCCGATGGAGAAGATCGTCTCCACCTCGGCCCTGGTGGCAGGCTATCGGCCCAACAAGCCGTGGCTGTCGATGACCGCGGTCATCACCATGGCTGACGAGGGTGACGGCACCCGCTACATTGCACGCGTGATGCATCCGGATGAGGCCACGCGCAAGCAGCATGAGGAGCTGGGGTTTTATGAGGGCTGGGGCATCTGCATTACGCAGCTGGATGAATTTGCGCAGCAGTTGAAGTAA
- a CDS encoding acyl-CoA dehydrogenase family protein — protein MTDSINTDDDASLQDFRREVREFVARSLPHAVREKVRLGLEVSKQELVDWQHRLAERGWLAPHWPPEWQGCNWSAERRAAFQEELVLAHAPESGGITFEMIGPILIRYGTPAQQQYFLPRILNQEHWWCQGYSEPNSGSDLASLKTRALRRTRPDGTEVYVVSGSKIWTSYAQYADWIFCLVRTDTEAHAQQGISFLLIDMRSPGVSVRPLVGIHGWHLFNQVFLDEVEVPVENLVGEENAGWTIAKSLLEHERLNLARVAENRRRLAKVRAIGEELEEGGQPLSQRPWFARRMRALEVRLEALAATVLRFRKRARAGETLGPETGMLKLLGSRLIQDIENLAVDALGPDTLAYDRAAHFEPAVPQAGQSAYAAAASARRFVTRGYTIAGGSSEIQHELLAKQVLGL, from the coding sequence ATGACAGATTCCATCAACACCGACGACGACGCGTCGCTGCAGGATTTCCGCCGCGAGGTGCGCGAGTTCGTCGCCCGGTCGCTGCCCCATGCCGTGCGCGAGAAAGTCCGCCTCGGACTGGAAGTCAGCAAGCAAGAGCTGGTCGACTGGCAGCACCGGCTCGCCGAACGCGGCTGGCTGGCGCCGCACTGGCCGCCTGAATGGCAGGGCTGCAACTGGAGCGCCGAGCGCCGCGCCGCATTCCAGGAAGAACTGGTGCTGGCGCACGCGCCCGAGAGCGGCGGCATCACCTTCGAGATGATCGGCCCGATCCTGATCCGCTACGGCACGCCGGCGCAGCAGCAGTACTTCCTGCCGCGCATCCTGAACCAGGAGCACTGGTGGTGCCAGGGCTATTCCGAACCGAACTCCGGTTCCGACCTGGCTTCGCTGAAGACGCGTGCGTTGCGCAGGACGCGGCCCGACGGCACCGAGGTCTACGTGGTCAGCGGCAGCAAGATCTGGACGTCCTACGCGCAGTACGCGGACTGGATCTTCTGCCTGGTGCGCACCGATACCGAGGCGCACGCGCAGCAGGGCATCAGCTTCCTGCTGATCGATATGCGCAGCCCCGGCGTCAGCGTGCGGCCGCTGGTGGGCATCCATGGCTGGCACCTGTTCAACCAGGTGTTCCTCGACGAGGTGGAAGTGCCGGTGGAGAACCTGGTCGGCGAAGAGAACGCTGGCTGGACCATCGCCAAGTCCCTGCTCGAGCATGAGCGGCTGAACCTGGCACGCGTGGCGGAGAACCGCCGCCGCCTGGCCAAGGTGCGCGCCATCGGCGAGGAGCTGGAGGAGGGCGGCCAGCCGCTGTCGCAGCGCCCGTGGTTTGCACGCCGGATGCGCGCGCTGGAGGTGCGGCTCGAAGCGCTGGCGGCAACCGTGCTGCGTTTTCGCAAGCGGGCGCGCGCCGGGGAAACGCTGGGGCCGGAGACCGGCATGCTCAAGCTGCTTGGCAGCCGGCTGATCCAGGATATCGAGAACCTGGCGGTCGATGCGCTGGGTCCGGACACGCTGGCCTATGACCGCGCCGCGCACTTCGAGCCCGCCGTGCCGCAAGCGGGCCAGTCGGCATACGCCGCGGCGGCATCGGCGCGCCGCTTCGTCACCCGCGGCTACACCATCGCCGGCGGCTCCAGCGAGATCCAGCACGAACTGCTGGCCAAGCAGGTGTTGGGCCTGTAG
- a CDS encoding ArsR/SmtB family transcription factor, whose product MANHCAEFADVSQAVDISPLSDVFYALADPTRRAIVSVLGRGPETVSALAAPFTMALPSFMKHLQVLERSGLIRSRKTGRVRTCELVPQPLSDAQQWLADQRAMWEARTDRLAAFVEALHQEEQSDAE is encoded by the coding sequence ATGGCTAACCATTGTGCCGAGTTTGCTGACGTGTCCCAGGCTGTCGATATTTCCCCGCTTTCCGACGTGTTCTACGCGCTGGCGGACCCGACCCGCCGTGCCATCGTCAGCGTGCTCGGCCGCGGGCCGGAAACGGTCTCGGCACTGGCGGCACCGTTCACGATGGCACTGCCCTCGTTCATGAAGCACCTGCAGGTGCTGGAGCGCAGCGGCCTGATCCGCTCGCGCAAGACGGGGCGCGTGCGCACATGCGAACTGGTACCGCAACCGCTGTCAGACGCGCAGCAATGGCTGGCCGACCAGCGCGCCATGTGGGAGGCCCGTACCGACCGCCTGGCCGCCTTTGTCGAAGCCCTTCATCAGGAGGAACAGTCAGATGCCGAATGA
- the sorA gene encoding SorA family sulfite dehydrogenase catalytic subunit → MRDKNSPAESADPAQPVPARRRIVQGAGLLALSASPLGALAARISDGVTLADGPRPLVRYPGKRPLVRVSTRPPHLETPFSAFNEGPITANDAFFVRYHLANIPLSVDLATFRLTVGGHVNKPLKLSLDELKRLADPVDIVAVNQCSGNSRGFSEPRVFGAQLANGAMGNARWTGVPLRKVLEHAGVKAGAKVVTFNGLDTPVLPSTPDFRKSLDIAHAMNGEPMLAWGMNGEDLPLLNGYPIKLVVPGYFGTYWIKHLSEIEVLDRPFEGHDAFFMTKGYRVPDNDCQCVAPGTPASKTRPISTLAVRSFITSVGAGGVLPAGRMVELKGIAFDGGSGIRGVEVSVDGGQSWQAATLGQDLGRFSFRPWQLPVKFARKGPAVLMVRATSVQGEVQPAKANWNPAGYRRNVIESTPVTIA, encoded by the coding sequence ATGCGAGACAAGAACAGTCCGGCGGAATCTGCCGACCCCGCCCAGCCGGTGCCGGCCCGGCGCCGCATCGTCCAGGGGGCGGGCCTGCTCGCTCTCAGCGCCTCCCCGCTCGGCGCACTGGCCGCGCGCATCAGCGACGGCGTCACCCTGGCCGACGGCCCCCGCCCGCTGGTGCGCTATCCGGGCAAGCGCCCGCTGGTGCGCGTCAGCACCCGGCCGCCGCACCTTGAGACGCCCTTCTCCGCGTTCAACGAGGGGCCGATCACCGCCAACGACGCCTTCTTCGTGCGCTACCACCTGGCCAACATTCCGCTGTCGGTAGACCTTGCCACCTTCCGCCTGACGGTTGGCGGGCACGTCAACAAGCCGCTGAAGCTGTCGCTCGATGAACTGAAGAGGCTGGCCGATCCGGTGGACATCGTCGCCGTGAACCAGTGTTCAGGCAACAGCCGCGGCTTCTCCGAGCCGCGCGTGTTCGGTGCCCAACTTGCCAACGGTGCAATGGGCAATGCGCGCTGGACCGGTGTGCCGCTGCGCAAGGTGCTGGAGCACGCGGGCGTCAAGGCCGGCGCCAAGGTGGTCACCTTCAACGGGCTGGATACGCCGGTGCTGCCGAGCACGCCCGACTTCCGCAAGTCGCTCGATATCGCCCATGCGATGAACGGCGAGCCGATGCTGGCCTGGGGCATGAACGGCGAAGACCTGCCGCTGCTCAACGGCTATCCCATCAAGCTGGTGGTGCCGGGCTACTTCGGCACCTACTGGATCAAGCACCTGTCCGAGATCGAGGTGCTGGACCGCCCGTTCGAAGGCCATGATGCGTTCTTCATGACCAAGGGCTATCGCGTACCGGATAACGACTGCCAATGCGTGGCGCCGGGCACCCCCGCCAGCAAGACGCGACCAATCTCGACGCTCGCGGTGCGCAGCTTCATCACCAGCGTGGGCGCCGGCGGCGTGCTGCCCGCCGGTCGCATGGTGGAGCTGAAAGGCATTGCCTTCGATGGCGGCTCCGGCATCCGCGGCGTCGAAGTCTCGGTCGACGGCGGGCAAAGCTGGCAGGCCGCCACGCTGGGCCAGGACCTGGGCCGCTTCTCGTTCCGCCCCTGGCAACTGCCGGTGAAGTTCGCGCGCAAGGGCCCAGCGGTCTTGATGGTGCGCGCCACCAGCGTCCAGGGCGAGGTGCAGCCTGCCAAGGCCAACTGGAACCCGGCCGGCTATCGCCGCAACGTCATTGAATCCACGCCGGTCACCATTGCCTGA
- a CDS encoding porin translates to MVMGAALAAGNAVAGTMQLFGVVDASIEYAGGSESVVRMREGQQAASRWGIRGIEDLGGGLKANFLVESGFNIDNGTEFFGNNRLFGRQSYLGLSGNWGEFRLGRQYTPSFYALLRLDPFLLNGAVSPFNLLSATASQGTGHVAYGARFDNAVQYFSPNWGGFSFGAAVAPGEVPGSARSGLNFGMNATYEAGNVYAFYSYQGMYSGANVPVEPTLTSNHFVGGSYRFKPVEIGLLYSAASSERPETRSARHYGVTFSWNVTQRDTFKAAALKRQILGGGQRPLAVTLGWDHDLSKRTTAYVRAVLVHNSPGGSVSNNSIVIDPGSGDDAKSVSVGLRHRF, encoded by the coding sequence ATGGTGATGGGCGCGGCGCTGGCCGCGGGCAATGCCGTGGCCGGCACGATGCAGCTGTTCGGCGTGGTCGATGCATCGATCGAATACGCCGGGGGTTCGGAAAGCGTGGTGCGCATGCGCGAAGGCCAGCAGGCCGCGTCGCGCTGGGGCATCCGCGGCATCGAGGACCTGGGTGGCGGGCTCAAGGCCAACTTCCTGGTCGAGTCGGGCTTCAATATCGACAACGGCACGGAGTTCTTCGGCAACAACCGGCTGTTCGGGCGACAGTCCTATCTGGGCCTGTCGGGCAACTGGGGTGAGTTCCGGCTGGGGCGGCAGTACACGCCGTCGTTCTATGCGCTGCTGCGGCTGGATCCGTTCCTGCTCAATGGCGCCGTGTCGCCATTCAACCTGCTGAGCGCGACCGCATCGCAGGGCACCGGGCACGTGGCCTACGGCGCCCGTTTCGACAACGCGGTGCAGTATTTCTCGCCTAATTGGGGCGGCTTTTCCTTTGGCGCCGCGGTGGCGCCCGGCGAGGTGCCGGGGTCGGCGCGCTCAGGGCTGAACTTCGGCATGAATGCGACCTACGAGGCCGGCAACGTCTACGCGTTCTACTCCTACCAGGGGATGTATTCAGGCGCCAACGTGCCGGTGGAGCCGACGCTGACTTCCAACCATTTCGTCGGCGGCTCCTATCGCTTCAAGCCGGTCGAGATCGGCCTGCTGTACAGCGCCGCCAGCAGCGAGCGGCCCGAGACCCGCTCAGCACGCCACTACGGCGTGACCTTCAGTTGGAACGTGACGCAACGCGACACCTTCAAGGCCGCCGCACTCAAGCGCCAGATCCTGGGCGGCGGCCAGCGGCCGCTGGCGGTGACGCTGGGGTGGGACCATGACCTGAGCAAGCGCACCACGGCCTATGTGCGGGCGGTGCTGGTGCATAACAGCCCCGGCGGCAGCGTGAGCAACAACAGCATCGTGATTGATCCGGGTAGCGGGGATGATGCGAAGTCAGTGAGCGTGGGGTTGCGGCATCGGTTTTGA
- a CDS encoding c-type cytochrome, whose translation MHRSITPMLLALALLGAGSASAAPQDIKLPAENVKLKPAKLPGYGIAMQKCAICHSADYVAYQPPGLSLTQWTGEMKKMQQAYGAPIDDGEVEQLGAYLAVAYGSAKIKDPEIVAIAQKAGKPAPAAPAAASAPAAAVDVQGLLAKNACLSCHSVTQKVVGPAYHEVATRYKDDAQAQARLEASIRGGSTGKWGSVPMPPFAGLKADEVKALAAYVRQQ comes from the coding sequence ATGCATCGATCCATCACCCCCATGCTGCTCGCGCTCGCCCTGCTGGGCGCGGGTAGCGCGTCCGCGGCACCCCAGGACATCAAGCTGCCGGCGGAGAACGTTAAGCTCAAACCCGCGAAGCTGCCCGGCTACGGCATCGCCATGCAGAAATGCGCGATCTGCCATTCGGCCGACTACGTCGCCTACCAGCCGCCCGGCCTGAGCCTGACGCAGTGGACCGGCGAGATGAAGAAAATGCAGCAGGCCTACGGTGCGCCGATCGACGATGGCGAGGTCGAGCAGCTCGGCGCCTATCTCGCGGTGGCCTACGGCTCCGCCAAGATCAAGGATCCGGAGATCGTGGCGATCGCGCAGAAGGCGGGCAAGCCCGCGCCGGCCGCACCCGCGGCCGCCTCAGCGCCTGCCGCCGCGGTGGACGTGCAGGGCCTGCTGGCGAAGAACGCCTGCCTGAGCTGCCACAGCGTGACGCAGAAGGTTGTCGGCCCGGCTTATCACGAAGTCGCCACCCGCTATAAGGACGATGCGCAGGCACAGGCCAGGCTGGAAGCCAGCATCCGCGGCGGCAGCACCGGCAAATGGGGTTCGGTGCCGATGCCCCCGTTTGCCGGGTTGAAGGCGGACGAAGTCAAGGCGTTGGCGGCGTACGTGCGGCAGCAATAG
- a CDS encoding amidohydrolase family protein → MTDRSDSTPAWPGDTNPALVPDSFRQPRILLPEWTLLRQGAVRGHAVVVEGGRFTAVGTAGEVAARFPELETLPLPRMLLMPGMIDTHHHLTQSFGKSLVFGEPSEIFRRVWVPLEGSLKAEHLYLSSKLAALEALRGGFTTVVDAGTRSDAGLDAVARAITDAGVRCVLGLICNDKPGAETLDAAPILRRAAAHLDKYASDPLVAPSLAISIPEVASDAMLHHVYQLCAESGRIFQTHANEHLVAVERSLNACGRRPIEHLAAVGALGQAALLAHATLVTPHEIRLLADTGTAVAYNPVASAWKGNAVAPAETMATFGVRLGLGTDGTRSDGFRLLDYAEAAQRFAFGIGVGDSSCGAGWRWVDMATHDAADVAGLGALTGEIAAGKRADFLLVDLDVPELTPSWDLTWELVRLANRDQIRAVFVDGSLRLWQGWPTDWDARALMRAIHAMAEDTIANAPIRKLHDAADVHRARQAGMEAS, encoded by the coding sequence ATGACTGATCGTTCTGACTCGACCCCGGCCTGGCCCGGCGATACCAACCCGGCCCTGGTGCCGGACAGTTTCAGGCAACCGCGCATCCTGCTGCCGGAATGGACCCTGCTGCGCCAGGGCGCGGTACGCGGCCACGCGGTGGTGGTGGAGGGTGGCCGCTTCACGGCAGTGGGCACGGCCGGGGAAGTCGCTGCGCGCTTCCCCGAGTTGGAGACCCTGCCGCTGCCGCGCATGCTGCTGATGCCCGGCATGATCGACACGCATCACCACCTGACGCAGTCGTTCGGCAAGTCGCTGGTGTTCGGCGAGCCGTCGGAGATCTTCCGCCGCGTGTGGGTGCCGCTGGAGGGCAGCCTGAAGGCGGAGCACCTGTACCTGTCGTCCAAGCTGGCGGCGCTGGAAGCGCTGCGCGGCGGCTTCACCACCGTGGTCGATGCCGGCACGCGCAGCGACGCCGGGCTGGACGCGGTTGCGCGCGCGATCACCGATGCCGGCGTGCGCTGCGTGCTGGGCCTGATCTGCAACGACAAGCCTGGCGCCGAAACGCTCGACGCCGCGCCGATCCTGCGCCGCGCCGCCGCTCACCTGGACAAGTACGCCAGCGATCCGCTGGTGGCCCCGTCGCTGGCGATCTCGATTCCCGAGGTGGCCTCTGACGCGATGCTGCACCACGTCTACCAGTTGTGCGCCGAATCCGGCCGCATCTTCCAGACGCACGCCAACGAGCACCTGGTGGCGGTGGAGCGCTCGCTCAATGCCTGCGGGCGCCGTCCGATCGAACATCTCGCGGCAGTCGGCGCACTGGGCCAGGCGGCGCTGCTGGCGCATGCCACGCTGGTGACGCCGCATGAGATCCGCTTGCTGGCCGACACCGGCACCGCGGTGGCCTACAACCCCGTGGCCAGCGCCTGGAAGGGCAACGCCGTGGCGCCGGCTGAAACCATGGCCACCTTCGGCGTGCGCCTGGGTCTGGGCACCGATGGCACCCGCAGCGACGGCTTCCGCCTGCTGGACTATGCCGAGGCCGCCCAGCGCTTCGCCTTCGGCATCGGCGTGGGCGATTCCTCCTGCGGCGCGGGCTGGCGCTGGGTCGACATGGCCACGCATGACGCGGCCGATGTGGCGGGCCTGGGTGCGCTCACCGGCGAGATCGCCGCGGGCAAGCGCGCCGACTTCCTGCTGGTCGACCTGGACGTGCCGGAGCTGACGCCGTCCTGGGACCTGACCTGGGAACTGGTGCGCCTGGCCAACCGCGACCAGATCCGCGCGGTCTTTGTCGATGGCAGCCTGCGCCTGTGGCAGGGCTGGCCCACGGACTGGGACGCTCGCGCGCTGATGCGGGCGATCCACGCCATGGCCGAGGACACCATCGCCAATGCCCCGATCCGCAAGCTGCACGACGCCGCGGACGTGCACCGCGCGCGCCAGGCCGGCATGGAGGCATCCTGA
- a CDS encoding acyl-CoA dehydrogenase family protein, which translates to MSDSTDDRRLLQESVRRYVERGYGFEQRRAALAEPEGFSRKHWQAFAEMGWLAVGLPEACGGLGDAADQALLAEELGRAQPAEPWLANAALCAPLLAACGDPAHAAIAAAMAEGGAMLALAAWETQGRYDAFDVSTTAQQHEPGQWTLDGRKTLVLGGGAAAVLLVLARTGGQRRDRSGLTLFAVPADTRGISIDALPTYDGRQTASVTLRRATVPDSARIGPMDGAWPLVEGAIDQATVMACAEAVGTMSRAFDLTRDYLVTREQFGRPLTANQVIRHRLVDLYVSVEQARAITELAANALHGDAVARMRAVSHAKAFVSDAGRALGEDVVQLHGAVGMTDEIEIGHCYKRLAAHANLFGDADWHYERLAALDHAAQAQA; encoded by the coding sequence ATGAGCGATTCAACGGACGATCGCCGCCTGCTGCAGGAAAGCGTGCGGCGCTATGTCGAGCGCGGCTACGGCTTCGAGCAGCGCCGCGCGGCGCTGGCCGAGCCCGAAGGCTTCTCGCGCAAGCACTGGCAGGCGTTTGCCGAAATGGGCTGGCTGGCCGTGGGCCTGCCCGAAGCCTGCGGCGGCCTGGGCGATGCCGCGGACCAGGCCCTGCTGGCCGAGGAACTGGGCCGCGCCCAGCCTGCCGAGCCCTGGCTGGCCAATGCCGCGCTGTGCGCGCCGCTGCTGGCCGCCTGCGGCGATCCCGCCCACGCCGCCATCGCGGCGGCGATGGCCGAGGGTGGCGCCATGCTGGCGCTGGCCGCATGGGAAACGCAGGGACGCTATGACGCCTTCGATGTCAGCACCACCGCGCAACAGCATGAGCCGGGTCAATGGACGCTGGACGGCCGCAAGACCCTGGTACTGGGCGGCGGCGCTGCCGCCGTGCTGCTGGTGCTGGCGCGCACCGGCGGCCAGCGCCGCGACCGCAGCGGCCTGACGCTGTTCGCGGTGCCGGCCGACACGCGCGGCATCAGCATCGATGCGCTGCCGACCTACGACGGCCGCCAGACCGCCAGCGTAACGCTGCGCCGCGCGACCGTGCCGGACAGCGCGCGCATCGGCCCGATGGACGGCGCCTGGCCGCTGGTGGAAGGCGCCATCGACCAGGCCACCGTGATGGCCTGCGCCGAAGCCGTGGGCACCATGTCGCGCGCGTTCGACTTGACCCGCGACTACCTGGTGACGCGCGAGCAGTTCGGTCGCCCCCTGACGGCCAACCAGGTGATTCGGCATCGGCTGGTAGACCTCTATGTCAGCGTCGAACAGGCGCGCGCCATCACCGAGCTGGCGGCCAACGCCCTGCATGGCGATGCGGTGGCGCGCATGCGCGCGGTATCGCATGCCAAGGCCTTTGTTTCGGACGCCGGGCGCGCGCTCGGCGAAGACGTGGTGCAGCTGCACGGTGCGGTGGGCATGACCGACGAGATAGAAATCGGCCACTGCTACAAGCGCCTGGCCGCCCACGCCAACCTGTTCGGCGATGCCGACTGGCACTACGAACGGCTGGCGGCACTTGATCACGCGGCGCAGGCGCAAGCCTGA
- a CDS encoding uracil-xanthine permease family protein, protein MSHPAPAPVDERLPWRRLFVFGLQHVLVMAASPIASVFLMSKALNFPPALAVQLLSATFVICGIGTLLQSLGKRGIGARLPFVMLPGGAPIVLFILIAQQTDVQTAAGAVILTGVFYFCVLPVFRRCLRYFPPVVVGTMLLLVAINLAQVSGKLVAGHPAAGSTVDPLNLLLAFATIACTVAASRLLSGMLAQLAILLGLLGGALVAGLAGAFQPGHVSMWPVFALPTPFPFGWPHFDVVAAIPLMVFAVISMVEATGQTLAISDAVGRPVDQQRDVPRTIRADALTSLLGGMFGTSLIITSGENIGIVRATGVRSRFVTAMSGAILVAFGLLVPVSSLISAIPEAVVGGTGLVVFCIVGTMGIDILRKVDLRDHANMYVVAVALAVGLLPILVPGIYGGLPANVRILVGNGVAMGAMTAALLNFLFFHTGLRAAAAGPVARDDAAATH, encoded by the coding sequence ATGTCCCACCCCGCCCCCGCGCCAGTGGATGAACGGCTGCCATGGCGGCGCCTGTTTGTCTTCGGGCTTCAACACGTACTGGTCATGGCCGCGTCGCCGATCGCGTCCGTCTTCCTGATGAGCAAGGCGCTGAACTTCCCGCCCGCGCTGGCGGTGCAGCTGCTGAGCGCCACCTTTGTGATTTGCGGCATCGGCACGCTGTTGCAGTCGCTGGGCAAGCGGGGCATCGGTGCCCGGCTGCCGTTCGTGATGCTGCCCGGCGGCGCCCCGATCGTGCTGTTTATCCTGATCGCACAGCAGACCGACGTGCAGACCGCTGCCGGCGCGGTGATCCTGACCGGCGTCTTCTACTTCTGCGTGCTGCCGGTATTCCGGCGCTGCCTGCGCTATTTCCCGCCGGTGGTGGTGGGGACGATGCTGCTGCTAGTGGCGATCAACCTGGCGCAGGTATCCGGCAAGCTGGTTGCCGGCCACCCGGCCGCGGGCAGCACGGTGGATCCGCTCAACCTGCTGCTGGCGTTCGCCACCATTGCCTGCACCGTGGCGGCATCGCGCCTGCTGTCGGGCATGCTGGCACAGCTGGCGATCCTGCTGGGGCTGCTGGGCGGTGCGCTGGTGGCCGGGCTGGCCGGTGCGTTCCAGCCTGGCCATGTGTCGATGTGGCCGGTGTTCGCGTTGCCCACGCCGTTCCCGTTCGGGTGGCCGCATTTCGATGTGGTGGCCGCGATCCCGCTGATGGTGTTCGCCGTGATCTCGATGGTAGAGGCCACCGGCCAGACGCTGGCGATCAGCGATGCCGTGGGCAGGCCGGTTGACCAGCAGCGCGACGTGCCGCGCACCATCCGCGCCGATGCGTTGACTTCGTTGCTGGGCGGGATGTTCGGCACCTCGCTGATCATCACCAGCGGCGAGAACATCGGCATCGTGCGTGCCACCGGCGTGCGCTCGCGCTTTGTCACGGCGATGTCGGGCGCGATCCTGGTGGCTTTCGGGCTGCTGGTGCCGGTGTCGTCGCTGATCAGCGCGATCCCCGAGGCCGTGGTCGGCGGCACCGGGCTGGTGGTGTTCTGCATCGTCGGCACCATGGGCATCGACATCCTGCGCAAGGTGGACCTGCGCGACCACGCCAATATGTACGTGGTGGCCGTGGCGCTGGCCGTGGGCCTGCTGCCGATCCTGGTGCCCGGCATCTATGGCGGCCTGCCGGCCAACGTGCGCATCCTGGTGGGCAATGGCGTGGCCATGGGGGCCATGACCGCGGCGCTGCTCAACTTCCTGTTCTTCCATACGGGCCTGCGGGCCGCGGCAGCGGGCCCGGTGGCCCGCGACGATGCCGCTGCCACGCATTGA
- a CDS encoding Bug family tripartite tricarboxylate transporter substrate binding protein → MSSQHTGARRACATRTATLAAALALAGAVSAHAEAPYPSKPIRMVLPSGAGTVTDQTARLVAERLTAALKQPVVVDNRPGANGIIANETVARAAPDGYTLLFTYAATMTVNPWTTPSLPYDPIKDFTPIARPSQPGGNLLAVSATVPVHNLQELVAYARASKTELAYCSWGVGSGGHLAMEYLKAKTGIHLRHIPYKTATQCSNDLAAGHVTIGITDAISSVPHLKSGRIRGIAVSGPERLLTAPDVPTMSQQGMPFQQASWVAIFGPRGLPAPIVNRLNAEVNRILQTPGDREKFTAMNLQPAAPSSPADLGKLVSADLAAWGEVVKVAGLQAK, encoded by the coding sequence ATGAGCAGCCAGCACACTGGCGCCCGCAGGGCTTGTGCCACGCGCACAGCGACCCTGGCCGCGGCGCTGGCCCTGGCGGGTGCGGTCAGCGCGCACGCCGAGGCCCCATACCCCAGCAAGCCCATCCGCATGGTGCTGCCCTCGGGCGCAGGCACCGTCACCGACCAGACTGCACGGCTGGTGGCCGAGCGCCTGACCGCCGCGCTCAAGCAGCCGGTGGTGGTCGACAACCGCCCCGGCGCCAACGGCATCATCGCCAACGAGACCGTGGCGCGCGCCGCGCCCGACGGCTACACGCTGCTGTTCACCTACGCCGCGACCATGACGGTGAACCCGTGGACCACGCCGTCGCTGCCCTATGACCCGATCAAGGACTTCACCCCCATCGCGCGCCCCAGCCAGCCCGGCGGCAACCTGCTGGCGGTCAGCGCCACTGTACCGGTGCACAATCTGCAGGAGCTGGTTGCCTACGCCAGGGCCAGCAAGACGGAACTGGCGTACTGCTCATGGGGCGTGGGCTCGGGCGGCCACCTGGCCATGGAATACCTGAAGGCCAAGACCGGCATCCACCTGCGCCATATCCCCTACAAGACCGCCACCCAGTGCAGCAACGACCTGGCCGCGGGCCACGTCACCATCGGCATCACCGACGCCATCTCGTCTGTCCCGCACCTGAAGTCCGGCCGCATCCGGGGCATTGCGGTCTCCGGTCCGGAGCGCCTGCTGACGGCGCCGGACGTGCCGACTATGTCGCAGCAGGGCATGCCCTTCCAGCAAGCCAGCTGGGTCGCGATCTTCGGCCCCAGGGGCCTGCCCGCGCCGATCGTCAACCGGCTGAACGCCGAGGTGAACCGCATCCTGCAGACACCGGGCGACCGCGAGAAGTTCACCGCCATGAACCTGCAGCCGGCCGCGCCGTCGAGCCCGGCCGACCTGGGCAAGCTGGTCAGCGCCGACCTGGCCGCGTGGGGCGAGGTAGTGAAGGTGGCGGGGCTGCAGGCGAAGTAA